The following proteins are encoded in a genomic region of Phragmites australis chromosome 9, lpPhrAust1.1, whole genome shotgun sequence:
- the LOC133928173 gene encoding uncharacterized protein LOC133928173, with translation MVVADYLRRRLAPLRERARFAWMYTGSSDLTRTFIGPDGDLDKGALVTLLKVVTGVDDLAQAVLPREELALYADPGRAALQASMPEFDAQGLVDRSGRRNPGTIQIPGVDDNGGRGAITEGSRPAARGDKGKRPRAYVPQPSSSSSSPSPPPPKDPAGGQRQPEEPRPALAPRPSASVLEPSAPADPEPRAPASPEPRAPAGPEQQAPTDPAPSPPRKERVAAGEVVVTRAAPAWQPSGTPSASAERARRGPCPRPPSGQAPKPLPEVLGSAREVIGRLEVAVAAERAELEKERVTLVDERGQLEEARKLLETRIASARASYEKSMCKVAKEWEALEETRDEAVAT, from the exons ATGGTGGTCgccgactacctgcgccgccgttTGGCCCCCTTGCGGGAGCGTGCCCGCTTTGCCTGGATGTACACTGGCTCGAGCGATCTGACGAGGACCTTCATTGGCCCGGACGGTGACCTCGACAAGGGGGCGCTGGTGACtctgctgaaggtggtgaccggtgtCGACGACCTCGCCCAGGCGGTCCTGCCCCGAGAGGAGCTGGCGCTTTACGCCGACCCAGGCCGGGCGGCACTGCAGGCGTccatgccggagttcgacgcccaaggtCTGGTGGACCGTTCGGGGCGCCGAAACCCCGGGACCATACAgatccccggggtggatgacAACGGAGGGCGGGGCGCCATCACCGAAGGCAGCAGGCCGGCGGCCCGAGGAGACAAGGGGAAACGTCCCCGGGCATACGTCCCTCAGCCGtcttcatcgtcgtcgtcgccgtcacctcc gccgcccaaggaccccgCAGGAGGCCAGAGGCAACCGGAGGAGCCGAGGCCAGCCCTTGCTCCTAGGCCGAGTGCGTCTGTCCTAGAACCGAGCGCGCCAGCGGACCCAGAGCCGAGGGCACCGGCCAGCCCTGAGCCAAGGGCCCCAGCTGGTCCCGAGCAGCAAGCGCCGACCGATCCTGCCCCGAGCCCTCCGAGAAAGGAGCGAGtggccgcaggggaggtggtcgtGACGAGGGCGGCGCCAGCGTGGCAGccatcggggaccccgagcgcctctgcagagagggctcgcaggggaccctgTCCCCGGCCCCCTTCTGGCCAGGCCCCGAAACCCCTCCCggaggtgctgggaagcgcccgggaggtcatcgggcggctcgaAGTGGCCGTGGCGGCAGAGCGGGCAGAACTCGAGAAGGAGCGCGTCACCCTGGTTGATGAGAGGGGccagctggaggaggcccgtAAACTTTTGGAGACCCGtatcgcctcggcccgcgcgTCTTACGAGAAGTCTATGTGCAAGGTGGCCAAGGAGTGGGAAGCGTTGGAGGAGACCCGCGACGAGGCCGTCGCTACGTAG